The Candida dubliniensis CD36 chromosome 2, complete sequence genome contains a region encoding:
- a CDS encoding LAS seventeen-binding protein 3, putative (spliced gene;~possible intron;~In S. cerevisiae: protein involved in the organization of the actin cytoskeleton.) — protein MGINNPIPRSLKSESKKAAKILSSFIKPNQIAGPDQVIPPRILKNAKGLAIITVLKAGFLFSGRAGSGVIVARLPDGSWSAPSAIVTAGAGVGGQIGAELTDFVFVLNTKAAVDTFAQLGSVTLGTNVSIAAGPLGRSAEAAGTATVGSVSAVFAYSKTKGLFAGVSLEGSAIVERREANRKFYGSNCKARNILAGQVDIPPACEALMRVLDSRVFSNKLPYDEDDLYNDDYYDDIPDDFSDTTSDYSSASRNRRGTVSSSRSRRRGNSNGYYSSDEDQYSSEDDYGYSRNRRTSTRGTSSGGSAGGRKTANWEDDIYDTNYNNKSRSRGNSDVDRLGSRLGSTRLSPRKSDQGSSGAPSRPSVASKPNFGGAQKSNATQAIALYTFKGEQSGDLPFKKGDVIDILKKTDTIDDWWTGRNNGLTGIFPANYVELI, from the exons atgGGTATTAATAATCCAATTCCAAGAAGCTTGAAAAGCGAATCAAA aAAAGCAGCAAAAATCTTATCATCATTTATCAAACCCAATCAAATAGCTGGCCCTGATCAAGTTATCCCTCCaagaattttgaaaaatgccAAAGGATTGGCAATTATAACTGTTTTAAAAGCaggttttttgttttctggTAGAGCTGGATCAGGTGTGATAGTTGCACGTTTGCCAGATGGATCTTGGTCAGCACCTTCAGCAATTGTTActgctggtgctggtgtAGGTGGTCAAATTGGGGCCGAATTGACAGATTTCGTGTTTGTATTAAATACTAAGGCTGCAGTTGATACTTTTGCTCAATTAGGATCGGTGACTTTGGGTACTAACGTATCTATTGCTGCTGGACCATTGGGTAGAAGTGCAGAAGCAGCAGGGACTGCCACTGTTGGTAGTGTATCCGCAGTTTTTGCTTATTCCAAAACAAAAGGGTTATTTGCTGGTGTATCATTGGAAGGTTCAGcaattgttgaaagaaGAGAAGCTAATAGAAAATTTTACGGAAGCAACTGTAAGGCAAGAAATATTCTTGCCGGTCAAGTGGATATCCCTCCTGCTTGTGAAGCATTGATGAGAGTATTGGATTCAAGAGTTTTCAGTAACAAACTCCCttatgatgaagatgatctTTACAATGATGACTATTATGACGATATTCCAGATGATTTTTCAGACACCACATCAGATTACTCATCAGCTTCTAGAAATCGCCGAGGCACTGTTTCATCAAGCAGATCAAGGAGACGTGGCAATTCCAATGGCTATTATTCATCTGATGAAGATCAATACTCCTCAGAGGATGACTATGGTTACTCTCGAAATAGGCGAACATCAACAAGAGGTACATCTTCAGGAGGGAGTGCTGGTGGACGGAAAACAGCCAATTGGGAAGATGATATATACGATACtaattataataacaaatcCAGGTCAAGAGGTAACAGTGATGTGGATAGATTGGGGTCACGTTTAGGAAGTACTAGATTGTCTCCAAGGAAATCAGATCAAGGATCATCTGGTGCACCATCGCGGCCATCAGTTGCCTCAAAACCCAATTTTGGTGGTGctcaaaaatcaaatgcAACACAAGCAATTGCCTTATATACATTCAAAGGAGAACAAAGTGGAGATTTACCTTTCAAAAAAGGTGATGTAATTGATATTCTTAAAAAAACTGATACTATTGATGATTGGTGGACAGGAAGGAACAATGGTTTAACTGGTATTTTCCCAGCAAACTatgttgaattgatttga
- a CDS encoding lipase, putative (1 probable transmembrane helix predicted by TMHMM2.0 at aa 267-289) has translation MSNYHLVILVHGVWGNSSHLAYVEKQIHENIHSYDGTIIHTHKTGSHSGYLTYDGIDVNGKRISDEVWEQTKLIEEKGGKVIKFSVVGYSLGGLISRYCIGYLSSQGYFDDVEPINFTTFCTPHVGVSVPQSHNFSARLYNRIAPLFLADTGAQFFLRDKVGEFGKPLLVWMADPRSKFYKALAKFKYKSLYANVVNDKRCSWYTASISPDDKVNSSYNKNPENINCKYIKGYQPNVIDVTKPCYYDKANNLKGTTNYRFKWFWKTLNWIKLIGTIAVYSPIFIITSIVQRIYNRKRVSEFFKNESNDLLHMYEHEGGEEEHPSVFADISNKVDDEQETLVEDIYDAMNWRVSHSSAFPPIKLDRDQSYIVEKLNTISWKKYPIIIRHTKGTHGAAIIKHYDPNFDEGEVIVRHFVKEVFKLE, from the coding sequence ATGTCGAATTATCATTTAGTCATTTTAGTTCATGGTGTTTGGGGTAATTCTTCTCATCTTGCCTatgttgaaaaacaaattcatGAAAACATTCATTCTTATGATGGAACTATAATTCATACCCACAAGACAGGATCACACCTGGGTTATTTGACTTATGATGGAATTGATGTTAATGGGAAAAGAATATCTGATGAAGTATGGgaacaaacaaaattgattgaagaaaaaggtGGTAAGGTTATTAAGTTTTCCGTTGTCGGGTATTCCTTGGGAGGTTTGATCTCGAGATATTGTATTGGTTATCTCAGTAGTCAAGGCTATTTTGATGATGTCGAGCCAATAAACTTTACAACCTTCTGTACACCACACGTGGGAGTACTGGTACCTCAAAGTCATAATTTCTCAGCCCGATTATACAATAGAATAGCTCCATTGTTTCTAGCTGATACTGGAGCTCAGTTTTTCCTTCGAGATAAAGTTGGAGAATTTGGTAAACCATTGTTGGTATGGATGGCCGATCCTAGATCCAAATTCTATAAGGCATTAGCAAAATTCAAGTATAAATCACTTTATGCCAATGTTGTCAATGATAAGCGGTGCTCGTGGTATACTGCTTCCATCTCTCCAGATGATAAAGTTAATTCACTGTATAATAAAAACCCagaaaatatcaattgcAAATATATAAAGGGATACCAACCAAATGTCATTGATGTTACCAAACCATGTTATTATGATAAAGCTAACAACTTGAAGGGAACGACAAATTATCGATTCAAATGGTTTTGGAAGACTTTAAATTGGATCAAATTGATAGGAACAATTGCTGTATATTCACCGATTTTTATTATAACTTCAATTGTGCAAAGGATATATAATAGGAAAAGAGTAAGTgagtttttcaaaaatgaatcaaatgatttattacaCATGTATGAACATGAAGGAGGAGAAGAAGAGCATCCTTCTGTGTTTGCAGATATTTCTAATaaagttgatgatgaacaaGAAACATTGGTTGAAGACATTTATGACGCCATGAATTGGAGAGTTAGTCATTCATCAGCTTTCCCACCCATAAAATTAGATCGTGATCAATCCtatattgttgaaaaattaaatacaATTAGTTGGAAGAAATAccccattattattagacaCACTAAAGGTACTCATGGTGCAGCTATTATAAAGCATTATGATCCGAATTTTGATGAAGGTGAAGTTATAGTGAGACATTTTGTTAAGGAAGTATTTAAGTTAGAATAG
- a CDS encoding imidazoleglycerol-phosphate dehydratase, putative (Similar to S. cerevisiae HIS3;~In S. cerevisiae: imidazoleglycerol-phosphate dehydratase, catalyzes the sixth step in histidine biosynthesis; mutations cause histidine auxotrophy and sensitivity to Cu, Co, and Ni salts; transcription is regulated by general amino acid control via Gcn4p.) has translation MSREALINRITNETKIQIAINLDGGKLELKESIFPNQSVDEHHAKQVSGSQYINVQTGIGFLDHMIHALAKHSGWSLIVECIGDLHIDDHHTAEDVGISLGMAFKQALGQIKGVKRFGHGFAPLDEALSRAVVDLSNRPFAVIELGLKREKIGDLSTEMIPHVLESFAGAAGITIHVDCLRGFNDHHRAESAFKALAIAIKEAISKTGKNDIPSTKGVLS, from the coding sequence ATGTCACGAGAAGCCTTAATTAATAGAATAACCAATGAAACCAAGATTCAAATTGCTATCAATTTAGATGGTGGTAAActtgaattgaaagaatCTATATTCCCAAATCAATCTGTTGATGAACATCATGCTAAACAAGTCTCTGGATCACAATATATCAATGTGCAAACAGGTATTGGGTTTCTTGATCATATGATTCATGCGTTGGCTAAACATTCAGGCTGGTcattaattgttgaatgtATTGGGGATTTACATATTGATGACCACCACACTGCTGAAGATGTGGGTATAAGTTTAGGAATGGCTTTTAAACAAGCATTAGGACAGATTAAGGGAGTGAAAAGATTTGGCCATGGGTTTGCTCCTTTAGATGAAGCATTGAGTAGAGCagttgttgatttatctAATAGGCCATTTGCAGTCATTGAATTAGGAttgaaaagagaaaaaattggtgaTTTGTCAACAGAAATGATCCCTCATGTTTTGGAAAGTTTTGCAGGTGCTGCTGGTATTACCATTCATGTTGATTGTTTAAGAGGGTTCAATGATCATCATAGAGCTGAAAGTGCATTTAAAGCATTAGCCATTGCCATTAAAGAAGCTATTTCTAAAACCGGGAAAAACGATATTCCAAGCACTAAAGGTGTATTATCATAA
- a CDS encoding hypothetical protein, C. dubliniensis-specific (possibly C. dubliniensis-specific) yields MEDKAMFHNDKEHVGIKSSTLRSLFGFKDKVSLSSTIVAKPNEESNNNDTSAEEHCSQFTSTITKTVHIRVPLLDVFQEPKFHDYHWKLKLLPQWQTYLLIYVCLTNGDSLITQLYQDIKEFIDYYQKLDEVAILIHSSNQSFHYSMLKYCSPIFVINMVISNSKWLYLINNYMMTSVFKEMNLQMVKYYNFGFPRVVLSVFGIPASVNKQELISFFEKLGKLISIKFAPIGKLTKFHVISLQFSRFSNFTVIKSQILKFKSAYLSSKQALTLTKKQKKTSDLVL; encoded by the coding sequence ATGGAAGATAAAGCAATGTTTcataatgataaagaacATGTTGGGATAAAATCTTCCACCTTGAGATCATTATTTGGGTTCAAGGATAAAGtttctttatcatcaacTATAGTTGCGAAACCGAACGAAGAATCTAATAACAATGACACATCCGCTGAAGAGCATTGCAGCCAATTTacatcaacaataactaAAACAGTGCATATCAGAGTGCCATTATTAGATGTCTTTCAAGAACCCAAATTCCATGATTATCattggaaattgaaattattaccTCAATGGCAAACATATTTACTCATATATGTTTGTTTAACAAATGGAGATTCTTTAATAACTCAATTATATCAAGATataaaagaatttattgattattatcaaaaattagATGAGGTTGctattttaattcattcatcaaatcaatcattTCATTATTCAATGCTTAAATATTGTTCTCCCatatttgtaataaatATGGTTATTTCTAATAGTAAGTGGttatatttgattaataacTATATGATGACATCTGTatttaaagaaatgaaTTTACAAATGGTTAAATATTATAACTTTGGATTTCCAAGAGTGGTGTTGTCAGTATTTGGGATACCAGCTCTGGTGAATAAACAGGAgttgatttcattttttgaaaaattaggaaagttgatttcaatcaaatttgcACCAATTGGgaaattaacaaaatttCATGTTATATCATTACAATTCTCTAGATTTCTGAATTTCACAGTTATAAAATctcaaattttaaaattcaaatctgcctatttatcatcaaaacAGGCATTAACACTtacaaagaaacaaaagaaaacaagtGATCTTGTATTATAA
- a CDS encoding mitochondrial rRNA methyltransferase (Similar to S. cerevisiae PET56;~In S. cerevisiae: ribose methyltransferase that modifies a functionally critical, conserved nucleotide in mitochondrial 21S rRNA .) has translation MISQKRTFSILSILLKSKSIASGDLKPVFKPRHSNSNKGQPQHFEKNLPQTTVELKPWEKQNISKDAFFKRKYGNISPEDRKALNAKVERQRRFRAMKIAHEKSLQEKANEERERARALAREAKGFKTSNSNYDTVVDRNDTIFDYVFGTHPVKAVLAAGKRRMLDLYTFNNDDPDIVELAVEKYGITPKRLKDKNALNILCKNGVHNGVVLKTNKLEIPYIKEVGHAENGEYKLAIESLEDDSVNIETKTVIRDGNEEVEELYPLSLYLDEITDPQNMGSILRSAYFFGVDFIVVPNHSTAKLGPVANKASAGALDLIDIYQTGSSLKFIDSVRQSGWHVISTSGRPTGAKPREEVNDDLEIPEPHLKNKFIELQDLRTILRKTPVMLIIGSEGSGVRTNMKMRSDYLVGIPKLRRNDNIVDSLNAGVATGVILQNCLD, from the coding sequence ATGATTTCCCAAAAAAGaacattttcaatactATCTATTCTATTGAAATCCAAATCTATTGCTTCTGGTGATTTAAAACCGGTATTCAAACCTCGTCATCTGAACTCGAATAAAGGACAACCACAACATTTCGAAAAGAATTTACCCCAAACCACAGTTGAATTGAAACCTTGGGAAAAGCAAAATATTTCGAAAGATGCTTTTTTTAAAAGGAAATACGGTAATATATCACCAGAAGATAGGAAAGCTTTAAACGCAAAAGTTGAACGACAAAGAAGATTTAGAGCTATGAAGATTGCTCATGAGAAATCACTTCAAGAAAAAGCTAatgaagaaagagaaagggCAAGAGCATTAGCTCGTGAAGCCAAAGGTTTCAAAACTAGTAATTCTAATTATGATACTGTGGTTGACAGAAATGACACGATTTTTGATTATGTGTTTGGTACACATCCAGTTAAAGCAGTGTTAGCAGCCGGTAAACGTCGTATGCTTGATTTGTATACtttcaataatgatgatcCTGATATTGTTGAACTTGCGGTGGAAAAATATGGTATTACTCCCAAAAGATTAAAGGATAAAAATGCATTGAATATACTTTGTAAAAATGGTGTTCATAATGGAGTTGTGTTAAAGACAAACAAATTGGAAATTCCTTATATTAAAGAAGTTGGCCATGCAGAAAATGGTGAATATAAATTGGCGATTGAAAGCTTAGAAGATGATTCGGTtaatattgaaacaaaGACTGTGATTAGAGATGGCAATGAAGAGGTCGAAGAATTATAtccattatcattatatttGGATGAGATTACTGATCCACAAAATATGGGGTCCATTTTAAGATCAgcttatttttttggtgttgatTTTATAGTTGTCCCCAATCATAGTACTGCCAAATTGGGTCCTGTAGCAAACAAAGCTTCTGCAGGTGCATTAGATCTTATTGATATATATCAAACTGGTTCaagtttgaaatttattgattctgTTCGTCAAAGTGGTTGGCATGTTATTAGTACTAGTGGTAGACCAACTGGTGCAAAGCCTAGAGAAGAAGTCAATGATGATTTGGAAATTCCTGAACCACATTTGAAgaataaattcattgaaTTACAAGATTTACGTACTATATTGAGGAAAACTCCAGTTATGTTGATCATTGGAAGCGAAGGATCAGGTGTAAGAACAAATATGAAAATGAGATCTGATTATCTTGTTGGTATTCCTAAACTTAGGcgtaatgataatattgtGGATTCACTTAATGCTGGTGTAGCAACTGGAGTCATTTTGCAAAATTGTCTAGATTAG
- a CDS encoding transcription factor IIIA, putative (Similar to S. cerevisiae TFC2;~In S. cerevisiae: transcription factor IIIA (TFIIIA), essential protein with nine C2H2 Zn-fingers, binds the 5S rRNA gene through the zinc finger domain and directs assembly of a multiprotein initiation complex for RNA polymerase III; also binds DNA.) has translation MSESDETKSVSSIISASSSSRPKKYICTYEGCEKAYNRPSLLEQHSRTHSNDRPYKCTVEDCDKAFFRKSHLETHIVSHSENKPFHCSVCGKGVNSRQHLKRHEITHTKSFKCTFENCEEAFYKHQSLRHHILSVHEKTLTCKECNKVFTRPSKLAQHKLKHHGGSPAYQCDHPGCFKNFQTWSVLQFHIKQMHPKIKCPLCGKGCVGKKGLSSHMLSHDDSTMIKIWTCDYCDVGKFAKKNELIEHYNIFHDGNIPDDLLKETDVKKLEDLLDQGSKLNNLNELQKVKSVNNDDEEYDCLDERRSDARSDSVSARRSIKSFTASLEDSKNISQLISNSGKINCPKNNCDRLFSREYDLRRHLKWHDDNLQRIELFLNSIEKEETPEGEPLAKKARIDLLSNETSVISR, from the coding sequence ATGAGTGAAAGCGATGAAACCAAATCGGTATCATCCATAATATCagcatcatcttcatcacgTCCTAAGAAGTATATTTGCACATATGAAGGGTGTGAGAAAGCTTATAATCGACCATCGTTACTAGAGCAGCATTCAAGAACACATAGCAATGATCGACCGTATAAATGTACAGTGGAAGATTGTGATAAAGCATTTTTTAGAAAATCACACTTAGAAACACACATAGTATCACATTCTGAAAATAAACCCTTCCACTGTTCAGTGTGTGGTAAAGGAGTTAATTCTCGACAACACTTGAAAAGACATGAAATCACTCAtacaaaatcatttaaatgtacatttgaaaattgtgAAGAAGCATTTTATAAACATCAATCTTTAAGACATCATATATTATCTGTTCATGAGAAAACGTTGACTTGTAAAGAGTGTAATAAGGTTTTCACGCGACCTTCGAAATTGGCTCAACATAAATTGAAGCATCATGGTGGATCCCCTGCTTATCAATGTGATCATCCTGGTTGCtttaaaaatttccaaaCTTGGTCGGTATTACAATTTCATATAAAGCAAATGCACccaaaaattaaatgtCCTTTATGTGGTAAAGGTTGTGTTGGGAAAAAAGGTTTATCATCACATATGTTGAGTCATGATGATTCTACCATGATTAAGATTTGGACTTGTGATTATTGTGATGTGGGAAAATTtgcaaagaaaaatgaattaatagagcattataatattttccATGATGGTAATATCCCAGATGATTTGTTAAAGGAAACTGATGTGAAAAAACTAGAAGATCTACTAGACCAAGGATccaaattaaataatttgaatgaattacaaaaagtAAAATCAGTCaacaatgatgatgaagaatatgACTGTCTAGACGAAAGAAGAAGTGATGCTAGATCAGATTCAGTATCAGCTCGAAGATCAATCAAGTCATTTACTGCTTCTTTGGAAGATTCAAAGAATATTTCTCAACTTATTCTGAATAGTGGGAAAATCAACTGTCCTAAAAATAATTGCGACAGATTGTTTTCAAGGGAATATGATTTACGTAGGCACTTGAAATGGCATGATGATAACTTgcaaagaattgaattattcTTAAATAGTATAGAAAAAGAGGAAACTCCAGAAGGTGAACCTTTGGCTAAAAAAGCTAGGATAGATTTACTATCCAACGAAACTTCAGTGATTTCCCGATAA